A genomic stretch from Oncorhynchus tshawytscha isolate Ot180627B linkage group LG07, Otsh_v2.0, whole genome shotgun sequence includes:
- the prph gene encoding peripherin — MSHPSMIHHSGRASTSYRRTFGVPNPISMSSYSPSYSSVNSRKPMSSGHYMRSMSPVVSSRSSNYHHQQRQRSSTQLPRLTYEKVDFQLADAVNAEFLATRSNEKVELQDLNDRFASFIDKVHYLEQQNSGLQQELSQFKGQLQEGKPNRATELFQEELRELRRQLDHVGKERDQYQVERDNLAEDMNLLKQRLDEENQKRAEAESNLIVFRKDVDDATLSRLELERKIESLMDEIEFLKKLHEEEIQDVQVSVQTQQMKMEVEQTARPDLAAALKDIRAQYENIASKNMHESEEWYKSKFADLTDSAKRNTDALRQAKQEQNEHRRQMQSLNCEIDALKSTNEALLRQMREMEGQFGVEANNYQDNVGRLEEEMHHLKDEMARHLREYQDLLNVKMALDIEIATYRKLLEGEESRIIVPMHPSQYGRSGDRAYDHTPDTPKRKPVVIKTVETRDGEVVKESKTEKERSEMDGSHGRNERDHDRNGRDD; from the exons ATGAGCCACCCTTCAATGATCCACCATTCAGGCCGCGCCTCCACTTCTTATCGCCGCACGTTCGGGGTCCCCAACCCCATCTCCATGTCCTCCTACTCTCCTTCCTACTCGTCTGTCAACTCCCGCAAGCCAATGTCCAGCGGGCACTACATGCGCTCCATGTCACCCGTGGTGTCCTCTCGCTCCTCCAACTACCACCACCAGCAGCGGCAGCGCTCCAGCACCCAGCTGCCCCGTCTCACCTACGAAAAGGTGGACTTCCAGCTGGCCGATGCGGTCAACGCCGAGTTCCTGGCCACCCGCAGCAACGAGAAGGTGGAGCTGCAGGACCTCAACGACCGCTTCGCCAGCTTCATTGACAAGGTGCACTACCTGGAGCAGCAGAACAGCGGGCTGCAGCAAGAGCTGAGCCAGTTCAAGGGCCAGCTGCAGGAGGGAAAGCCCAACCGGGCCACCGAGCTCTTCCAGGAGGAGTTGAGGGAGCTGAGGCGCCAGCTGGACCACGtgggcaaggagagggaccagTACCAGGTTGAGAGGGACAACCTGGCCGAAGACATGAACCTCCTCAAACAGAG GCTGGATGAGGAGAATCAGAAGAGGGCTGAGGCTGAGAGTAACCTGATTGTCTTCCGCAAA GACGTGGATGATGCAACTCTGTCTCGCCTGGAGCTGGAGAGGAAGATCGAGTCTCTGATGGATGAGATTGAGTTCCTCAAAAAGCTGCATGAAGAG GAGATCCAGGACGTGCAGGTGAGTGTCCAGACCCAGCAGATGAAGATGGAGGTGGAACAGACTGCCAGGCCTGACCTGGCTGCTGCCCTCAAGGACATCAGGGCCCAGTACGAGAACATTGCCTCCAAGAACATGCATGAGTCTGAGGAGTGGTACAAGTCCAAG TTTGCTGACCTGACGGACTCTGCCAAGCGTAACACTGATGCTCTGAGGCAGGCCAAGCAGGAGCAAAATGAGCATAGGAGGCAGATGCAGTCCCTCAACTGTGAGATCGATGCACTGAAGAGCACG AACGAGGCTCTGCTGAGGCAGATGCGTGAGATGGAAGGCCAGTTTGGCGTGGAGGCCAATAACTACCAGGACAACGTGGGTCGCCTGGAGGAGGAGATGCACCACCTGAAGGACGAGATGGCCCGCCACCTGAGGGAGTACCAGGACCTGCTCAATGTCAAGATGGCCCTGGACATAGAGATCGCCACTTACCGCAAGctgctggagggagaggagagcag GATTATTGTTCCCATGCATCCCTCCCAGTACGGCCGTAGTGGTGATAGGG CCTATGACCACACCCCAGACACCCCTAAAAGGAAGCCTGTGGTGATTAAGACAGTGGAGACTCGTGATGGAGAG GTGGTGAAGGAGTCaaagacggagaaggagaggagcgagaTGGATGGCAGCCATGGCAGGAATGAAAGGGACCATGATAGGAATGGCAGGGATGACTAG